In Gopherus evgoodei ecotype Sinaloan lineage chromosome 10, rGopEvg1_v1.p, whole genome shotgun sequence, a single window of DNA contains:
- the LOC115658474 gene encoding zinc finger protein 436-like isoform X3: MEKPVICDDCGKSFRLRSNLRQHQRIHTGEKPFGCAECGESFRQRSHLIQHKTKHTGDRPYECTECGKSFSMSSKLIRHQIIHTGEKPYKCGDCGKSFIGNSQLILHQRVHTGERPYKCGDCGKSFSVSSALTQHQRTHTGEKPYECAECGESFRQRSHLIQHQRIHTGERPYECSKCGKSFSVSSALIQHQRFHTGERPYECAECGKSFTVSSHLIQHRRVHTGEKPYECADCGKGFLWRSALFRHQRIHTGQKPYECTECGESFRQSAHLIQHQRIHTGEKPYECANCGKGFTVSSALIRHQRIHMGGKP, encoded by the coding sequence ATGGAGAAACCAGTAATATGTgatgactgtgggaaaagcttccggCTGAGATCAAACCTCAGACAGCATCAAAGGATTCACACCGGAGAGAAACCTTTTGGATGTGCCGAGTGTGGGGAAAGTTTCCGGCAGCGCTCACACCTTATTCAGCATAAGACAAAGCACACAGGGGACAGACCCTATGAATGTaccgagtgtgggaaaagcttcagtatGAGCTCAAAACTCATTCGGCATCAgataatccacacaggagaaaaacCCTATAAATGTGGTGACTGTGGCAAGAGCTTCATTGGGAACTCACAGCTTATCCTGCACCAGAGAGTGCACACAggtgagagaccctacaaatgTGGtgactgtgggaagagcttcagtgTGAGCTCAGCTCTTACTCAACATCAGAGAACgcacactggagagaaaccttATGAATGTGCCGAGTGTGGGGAAAGCTTCCGGCAGCGCTCACACCTTAttcagcatcagagaatccatacgGGTGAGAGACCCTATGAGTGTTCcaagtgtgggaagagcttcagtgTGAGCTCTGCCCTCATTCAGCATCAGAGATTCCACACAGGGGAAAGACCTTATGAAtgtgctgagtgtgggaaaagcttcacagTGAGCTCACACCTGATTCAGCACCGGAGAGTTCACACAGGGGAAAAGCCCTATGAATGTGCTGACTGTGGGAAAGGCTTCCTTTGGAGATCAGCCCTTTTtcgacatcagagaatccacacaggacagAAGCCCTATGAGTGTACCGAGTGTGGGGAAAGCTTCCGTCAGAGCGCACACCTTAttcagcatcagagaatccacactggggaGAAACCCTATGAATGTGCCAACTGTGGGAAGGGCTTCACTGTGAGCTCTGCCCTCATtcgacatcagagaatccacatggGAGGGAAACCCTAA